The DNA window AGTAAATGTTACATGAATAAAAGTGGGTATTGAAGTCATTTACCATATATTGTCAAACTGGTAAAACACATGTTCAACCCCAACCATTCAATATATGTAGACTGTCAGTCAGAAAATCTATTTTACCTGTGATAAATTCTATATAGTAACTCAAGTGATTAGCAACATTCAGTAAAAAGATGTGAACTGGCTCAAAATGGGTTAAATTAGGTTAACAAAGAGGTAAAATGTGAcaacacaaacctttttttcaCCAAATGTCAAAGTCTTACTGTTATAACAGTGCACAGCAAAATGACTTGGGTATAACTATAATTGGTGCCACCTTGGAGGTCCTTTTGCAGAGATTGGAATACCTTGTGGTGtaggcatgttttttttttttcgttgaGCCTAACTTGGTGTGAAtcaaattcattcattaatttcAGGCCTTCAAATACCTGAGGCTACCCACCAGTCAACACCAGGTGATGCAGTCACTTGGATAAGTGACAAAACCTCTTTGCCACCAAATAGAAAGTCTAGGGGCTTTTGGGAGACAGCGGTAGATATCCACTGACCTGAATGACTAGGAATCTTTGTGGACATTTTGTCAAAAGTAAAGATGCCTCCTTGTGACAACTGTCAAAATCTTTTAGTGCCAGCTTAGCTATATTTTCTTACCTTTGACAGTAGCAGTGGACGTGATTTTCAGTGCAGAACTACTCAGTGACACAAACAACTGAACCCTGCTGCAGGCTCAGTGGTACAAATTGATGTATCCCCTGCAGTAAAGAAGAGATAAATACTAAAGCTCCCTGGATGTTGACTGGTGAAATTGGCCAATGACATTTGTCAATGTATTTATTAGGATTATTATTTTTGAGAATGCTTCTCATGAGTAGCATATGGTGTCCTATGTCGACTATTACTCTTATGTCTTCTTCCAACGTGATACTGTTTGTACTTTGAACCATTATGTTGATGGTTTCCACTAAAATTGCATCATTGTctcatgtttctcttttctggGTATCTGTATGTCTAAACGCATCCTTTCTCTGAATGGCTgatgttttgttaaaattaatttacattaagtGTGAGTCTCTCTCCAAGTCAGATGTCTGATCATGCAAGATATTTGTTTACAATAGGAGTGGCCAATCCTTGTCCTTCAGGGCCACTGTCCTGGTTATTTTCCGGCTATCACTGCCTGACCCTCTGCTGATTACCTGTACCAGGTCTGTtgagccaatcagaagctgtaagagCAGAAATGATCAGAACACAAGCAGGGCAGTGGCCCTCTTGGACCAGGATTGGCCTGATTTAAAAGTAAGACAGAGAGTTTTTCCTGGAAAGACAAAGTTCACTGAACAGGACAGAATTAGTAGTGCCAGTGCCCCTGTATGGGTAGGGACCTTCCAGATAATTGCTAGAGTGTACCATGTCACTTATGAAGACTttacttaaattattttatgcaTGTGTGATTTGAGAAATTAGTAGatgttgttgatgatgctaaattattaacatgtttgctttgcaaattttttaattatacaCTAGCAATAGTAGAAATTACAAGTTAGTAAACCTCTAAACCTCTTGAAACTGTTTTTCCCCCCTAGTTCACTATCCTGCAAAAAAATTCCAAATTGTCAGTTTACTTAAACAGATTCACATCATCATTTCTGATCTAAGCTTGAATCAGTAACACCTACTCACAGAAAAAGATGCATATTTTAGGGCCAGTACAGACcctcttttttccccatttactGTACAGGTTAACCACACAAGACTgtttatagaataaaataaaaaatcacaacaaaacacttcTGTCAGGTCCGCATGTCACATTCTTTACAGGCTCATGAGATATTCATGAATAAATTATACTGAGTTCAGTatcattacacatttttatgcaAGTTTATAGAGCagatttcagaataaaagcctAGATCAGAATTTCAATTTGTAAGTAAATGGTTTAGTCGTATCATAATCAATGTTAATTGAGTTGAAATACGTTTCAGGGATGAATTATAAAAACTAGTGTTAGTATGCATCAGCTGTGGAATGGTGGCATAGTTAAATTGATGGAGAAAAACTTATCCCTTGGGTTACTCTAGCTTTCTAGCTCTTACAGGTCAATATGTTATACCTTATCATTTTGACTTTCTGTGCCACTAGTTTTGAATTATACATTTTAGGTTGTTCTATCCTGTTTCCAAACTATGTTTATCACATGTTTCTTCTGAGCAATTCAGACTGGTctgttgttgtatttactgACCTTTTTTCCTAGTTGGAACCAGAACTTTGCCCAACTGAGCAAAATAAAGAATAACCACAACGTCTGTCATTACTGAATATTGTAATGGGATCGAAATTCCCCTGTGAACTATAGCTGTGGGAAAACAGAACAGTCCCCctaacaaatagaaaacaagttTTGTTTGAGGCgagattaaataataaaacaatattgaGTTTAATAAATGGACTTGGATTATTTCATGTCACCAAAAAGTCAGAAGgcatttttcttctgctgcagaCTAAGCTAAAACCTTTAGTTTTACAACAGTTGACGGGCAAGCCAAAAACAGGTTTCTTTTTCGATTAACTTTACCATTCAACTAATtgacagcaaaacatttttctttgtcagaGAAAGCTGTGATATGTGGCCTGAATATTGAGAAACTGGCAACAATGGTCCTACCAGCATGAGAAGTTACTAATTGTCCCCAGAATGACATTAATTAGAGAGAGGTTTAATAAACTCATTAATCAGTATAATGAGTTTCAGCCATTGGCATGCTGTCAAAGTCTTGTTGTAGTCAGTGAATGCTAATGAGTAGTCCTTGTTAAGCATTTTACAAGCCAAAAATTGACAGATACTTGGCTCTATGTGGGTAATGAAGAGTGCCTGACCAGACTTGACTTGAAAAGTTTCTTTTGATTGTAAAACAAGTATTGGTAAGTAAATGAACaatacttgttttgtttttttagaagTGGTAAATGAAGTTACTCCCTAATTTCAACTGCTCAACAGTACATCTACAATATAGCAATATATAAATTAACCActtcagcaaataaaaaaataaaaaaaagtatgagATATATAATATAGTGAAGAACCTTGTGACATTGATCAACTATAACAGTTGTATTGAAGTTAATTTGATGTTTGAGCCCTTTGACTTTTACGCCTCATACAACACTTTTAAAAAGTTTACTTTTTATATTACATAACATGATTCATTATATAGCTTAGAGGTTTTCCAGTTCAAGGTACTTTTTATTCTGACCAGTACAAATGCTACAGTAGGTAAATGTCTGCAATCTGCTCTACAAACATCACAGAACGAAATTGTTTGATGCatctttatacatttatacatacatttctttttttttatatttattatgtatataGTGGAGCAGCCTGTAGTCAACACAGTTGTTAAATTATGCATTGGACAATaagttttatttcacttttcttgATAACTAGACTTCCAAGAGCACAATATGCTTCAATTTCTACCATGGCAATATTTGCAACATCTGTGGGGGTGCCTTAAAGGTGACAAGTAAAGATAGAAAACCAATGtgagttgttatttttttgtttgttttatctgttagtgaattgtattttttattttctatttttttatttttattttttttaatggtcaTTTCATGCATGCgtttattttacatgtaaacaCTGTTTGGTAAAttgctgcattaatttttttaagtACTGCCGGACTGCCAAAGAATAAATTATCCCATGTCAAGTGTTGTCCGTTTTTATATGCCTCTTGGCAGGATTGAAATTGCCTAGGACAAATTAGACATGTCAGATTCTAAAACCTATGAGAGACTCAGTTTAGTTATGCTCACTAGAGGGCTTAGGTTTGAATAAGGCAATTTTCTTGAAACATGAACACCTTTGCTTGTCACCTTGAAGCATGTCTTTGTATCTCCTTAAATAGACACAGCTGTCACACCACCACTACTGCATGATGCCTTTTCCAAGTCCTCCATGACCAAATCCTGCTCAGTGACATGATTGAGTTTCCTAGAGGTGTTCTTATCCAGGCTGTTGAGAGATATAGGCTCCAGGGAAGTTTGCGCATTATTAGCCGGTAGCACAGAGTTTCCTTGCAGCCTGTGCGAGTAGGTTTTCCGCCGCTGTCCATCCACCGTGcacaaactgaatttaaacaCAGCTTGAAATCCTCTGCGGAAATTCTCATTGAAGAAACCATAGATGATAGGGTTGACGCTACTGTTGAAGAAAGCTAGCCAGTGGGCAAAGggataaatataaatgttgatAATTCTGTACTGCTGCTCAGTCAGGCTGGCATAGTCGCTCAACATCATGAGAGTCCATAGAGGCAGCCAGGAAAGGATGAAAAGCAAAGCAACTATAAGAAGCATTTTAATCAccctttgctttttctttgaCACAGTGTGGCGGTTGTCATGACCTGGCTTTCCTCCCGTTGGAACAGCTGTTTTGAAAAGTGTAATACCAATCCGGGCGTACATTATTACGATAAGTGAAAGAGGGGCAAGGTAGATATTTGCAAACAGGACAGTTGTGTAAATCTTCCTCATCTCCTGGTTTGGCCAGTTCTCTCTGCACCAATAAAATGGGCTTGTTTTGTTGTCGTAGCCAAGTAACACTCGAATGCTTTGTTCCTTCGTCACTTGTAGCATCACACCAGAAGGACACATGATGGATATGGCCAGAACCCAGATAATTACTATTATCAAGGTGGCTGTGGAAATGGTCAGCTTTTGCTTGAATGGATACACAATGCATCTGAATCTGCAAAAGGATTGAAAAAGATAGGATAAGGGAGATGCATGTATACAtttaatctgctttttaaaatagattttttggGGGTGAAGTataatttattaacaacaaataacatttattttttaaatgtttttttttttttttagctactTTGATTAATAAATGGACAAATCTACATTTTAATCAGATTGGCTGTTAAGTTAAATTAAGTATGTACATAAATAAACCATTTATAGTTGGTAAACACTGATGTTGGCAGAATGTAGCTGGAGGCAAATAACCCCTCTGAACACATTTGCTAACACTATCTAGCAAATTTTGTGGGCTTATATTTAAACAATGgctcaataaaatatatttttatctgaATATGCATGGTCAATTATTCTCTGGAACCTGCCGTGTTACTAGAACTAGATGCCCTAACCTCTCAATGATGGCTCACTGTGGCCAGACAATACATATTTTGTGTTGCTAGATGCCAAAATTAAAAGCAATCACAAAATATACTGGTGTTTGTACTGCACACATCATATCGGCACAATTGCTGCTTTGTGGTAGACTAGTAATTCAGATAATGAATTTAGCTTCagaaatttcaaaataataacGGCACAATTAGTTTAACAAGTTGCATTTGTTGTGATAGACAAGAATGTAATATGGAAAATGTATTGACCATAACACAGTGTGCACAGTGGTTGTCTTTTAGAAAACTACAGCACGCTTTTGGTAAATGGTGATTAGCAGTTTCTGGCACACTTGATGTTTATGCTCCAGGAACTTTAACAAAGACatctgtatatattttaatgtgtatgaattattaatgtttgtgtactctCACCTTACTCTTGTCTAAATATTCCTTATATTTAATTTGCATAGTTGTATCCCTGTGGTCAGTGATTCTCCAGCTAACATAGTCTAGATATAATCTAGTAAGGTAGTGCCAGGTGACCTCTCCTTCTTTGGTAGctgagatgctgctgctgaggtgGCTGCTTTTTAGCTAGACCAATCTTTAGttatttgtgtcattttgcagCTATGAAAATAGGGGTTGTTTGAAGTGCCACTGCTGAAGCTTTTTCAAAATGCTCTTCCTCACCAACCATGGTCTGTGACTTGACAATATGAAGTAGACACATAACATGGTCACCTACACACAACTCCATGCTCACTTTAAGGCATTGCTAGAATTTCTAAGCAAAAGCTTCACCAAATCTGGAGGAACTGTCCTCATGCAAACAAAGGACATTTGTACACATCTATTTTAGGTTTATTGTGTACATATTGTCAGTCATGCTCTTGAAGTTTGAATATTAAGGATAGTAGTTCTAGTATGGAAATTACCTGCATGATGCTGAACTCCCTGAATCAGCTACTACTTTCagacacatacatttatatatattttttatgtgactaaataaaaaattatagaaATGACCATTTACTGCTGGTACTTAATCACCAGCCACTTATACTTACAGTAACAGCATTACAAATCTtacttaatgtaaaaaaattaaagtagACATTGTGGAGAATAGCCCTATTCAAAGTAcctagaaatacatttttaaaattcagttaaaaaaaaaagtcagaaaaaagtGTACATGTGTCAAAAGTGTATAGGTTTTTCAGAGCTGGAAGCTTTTACTGTCAAGAAATTGCAGGTCTGTGTTGTACACAGTCAAGTTTGGGCACAGACTTAAAACTTAATTTGAATGTAGATTTGCTCATTTGACACTTTGATTTTAGAGGATGAATAGAAATGTAAAGCTTAGACAAAACCAGAGGGGGGGATTATACTGTTGGCTACTGTGATGTATCAAATTTTAATCGTCCAACCATGGATAGCATCAGGGAAAATGACGTGATAATAAGTCACATTATTTATACAGCAGTTAATGCTCTGAAGTCATCTGGTTTATACGGTATTTGCATGGATATTGTTGCCAAAAGAGAACACAATAGCTCTTTATCCTATTCAAATGTAATTCTAATTAAGTGGCTGATAAATATGTAAGGTGACATTGACTTGGAAATGTTAAAGCCTTTCAAAATCAATCTGTCTTTTCCAGAAGCATAGACACCCTACAGTGATTTTGACAGGGTAACATTGGCGCACATCTGTCTGAGGACTGGACGATGATAAAACACAAGCTCTGTCATTTTTACAGCATGGAGAGCTGTTGCACCGTCTTGTCTTTTGAAACCCTGTCTAACTCCACTGGATGTATATGCCTTTTGGCCTTTAATGTTGCCAAGAAACTGTATTTTCCCACTATGTGGGTTTCACTGCCTCTGCCAGTGGTTTAGAAAGTGTTTAAGAAGGAGAAACATCCGACTGTTGTCATCTCAATAAACGAGGCaattcatcattttcatacCAGTTAAAGAAGGTAAAGCAGTACAATCCTGCTCATTTGTCCTTCTAAGCCACCTCAACTTTGGAACGGTCTACCTGAATTTTGAGTAACAGACTGAGTAATTAACACTTACGTACATGTACTGAAATGTTCTCAAATGTCAGTTATAATGAAATGATTACCTTTCCCTTGGACATTTACATTGGACATTACATTGGAAAAAGCAAATACCTAAAGTGTTAggtattacattacattattctAATACAGACACCTAATCCACAGTAGTCATATTACAAGCCATGCTCTATACCCCCGCAGGGGCTTTCTGTCTAATCCACTGCATGTCCTACTCCTGTCAGTAAAACAAgtcttttatctttatcttctCCAACGGAAAGTGTAAAAAAGTCTGACCTTTACTTTGACATTTCTATACTTCGGTTACTTGTTACACATCACCAACATATACACCTGATATATCTGCAGCACACTAATATTAGGCCTACATCTACTCGTAATTCAAGCAAAGCAGCTGAGACACTGAACACGAACATATTTTAGACTTTAGACAGTAGTTAACATGGGCtgcatttatactgtatgaacaGTACCTGTCAACTGCAATGGCGACTAGAGTGAAGACAGATGCTGACACGGAGATCCCTTGAACCATGCCACTCATTTTGCAGACCAGGCTGCCAAAAGGCCATCCTGttgacagaaaaagagaaatcaatTTAGCTGATTTAACACTAAGACAAGTACAGACAGATAAAAGTGATTACTTTATGGCCATACACTTTGGGTATTGCATGAATGAATTCACACCTCAGTCGATTAGTGCAACACTTGCTTTGAGTTTGTTTCAGCTCGTGTGCCTGTTCGAAGCTTTCACTAGTGCGACTTTGGTTGTTTACACTGCCCTGAGTTTacacctccctctgctcttaAGTTCAAATTAAGCCTGGTCATTgcagaaacctttttttaagCATATAAAGAGACTtaaagtggaggaaacatctgAGTTTCCACCAACGTTCAACTCTTCT is part of the Anabas testudineus chromosome 9, fAnaTes1.2, whole genome shotgun sequence genome and encodes:
- the npffr2a gene encoding neuropeptide FF receptor 2a — translated: MNEGLENNLTQLYDNWTFYNSSLESVLPRNNITYVGFYLHQTSTAAIFIVSYLLIFLVCMVGNGVVCFIVLRSKNMRTVTNLFILNLAVSDLLVGIFCMPTTLLDNIITGWPFGSLVCKMSGMVQGISVSASVFTLVAIAVDRFRCIVYPFKQKLTISTATLIIVIIWVLAISIMCPSGVMLQVTKEQSIRVLLGYDNKTSPFYWCRENWPNQEMRKIYTTVLFANIYLAPLSLIVIMYARIGITLFKTAVPTGGKPGHDNRHTVSKKKQRVIKMLLIVALLFILSWLPLWTLMMLSDYASLTEQQYRIINIYIYPFAHWLAFFNSSVNPIIYGFFNENFRRGFQAVFKFSLCTVDGQRRKTYSHRLQGNSVLPANNAQTSLEPISLNSLDKNTSRKLNHVTEQDLVMEDLEKASCSSGGVTAVSI